Proteins encoded together in one Branchiostoma lanceolatum isolate klBraLanc5 chromosome 11, klBraLanc5.hap2, whole genome shotgun sequence window:
- the LOC136444987 gene encoding uncharacterized protein, with the protein MYYKARRMLVLLLIVLKEAGPTAACSSSRCSSGSGCSSSSCSSHCYCIRKGLTSVPQDLPTTITVLDLDNNAITNLSQSDFSRYRRLTGLYFSDNQISMIHNKTFNNLISLTYLNLDENQITNLPADIFVDISNLEWLDLHQNQITSLSADTFEGLGKLRTLWLYQNQITNLPADIFAGLGSLERLSLNWNDIRSIEAGMFNDTTQVRSLNVGYNSISTIAADIYDILASISTVNINNNPWQCDCRMAPFKQRMTGSYPFENQIICAGPGNLTGQYLRDVNPEDLICEDTTPVYFTLSTKRIVASTLNLSTISSSTTFHHSAKSTSKAPTSSPTASNTPTADRNPGWSTARTDSRSPFAFQSTITEIISGPTGGGIVLSVPLVATVFFFLGLFIISAIALTVWCMYKRRERDPKSVQNSSNSNPAGTSSGRDQTRQPAGINSEMSHPGTEDSQHIYNVPTDDVDIEYNTIAEINQTESPHHGAGNMHGVDNFGYLVLPPPLPPDNQTGPGQAAAHSELADEAGGTISGRETWTDEAEYNDVISPSQRPQPASGQTQHLGSFNNGYEVPSPSLCSENGESQQAREGQKSHQYENSQVIAAAKDAAAGPQVIEYENDEEIESAKQGPKSHNYQNSQVIAAAAKDAAAGPQVIVYQNDDESVDNQSQTAAAPGADSPNHYEPLRNPSSQQQHT; encoded by the coding sequence ATGTACTACAAAGCGAGGAGGATGCTCGTTCTTCTGCTGATCGTCCTGAAGGAAGCTGGACCGACcgcagcctgcagcagcagcaggtgTTCATCAGGCAGtggctgcagcagcagcagctgttcatcaCACTGTTACTGCATCAGGAAAGGCCTCACCAGTGTTCCTCAGGACCTGCCTACAACCATCACTGTGCTTGACTTGGATAATAATGCCATCACAAACTTAAGTCAGTCTGATTTCTCAAGGTATAGGAGATTGACAGGTTTATATTTTAGTGACAATCAGATCTCCATGATCCATAACAAGACATTCAACAACTTAATCAGCCTAACTTACCTGAACCTTGATGAAAACCAGATAACTAAcctaccagctgacatatttgtggaCATTAGCAACCTGGAGTGGTTGGATCTTCACCAGAACCAGATAACTAGTCTCTCAGCTGACACATTTGAGGGACTTGGTAAACTGCGGACATTGTGGCTTTACCAGAACCAGATAACTAAcctaccagctgacatatttgctGGACTTGGTAGCCTAGAGAGGCTTAGCCTCAACTGGAATGACATCCGCAGTATTGAGGCAGGCATGTTCAATGACACAACACAGGTTCGCAGTCTAAATGTGGGGTACAACAGCATCAGCACCATTGCAGCCGACATATATGACATACTGGCCTCTATTTCAACTGTCAACATTaacaacaacccctggcagtgtgactgtaggatggcTCCCTTTAAGCAGAGGATGACCGGGTCCTACCCATTTGAGAACCAGATAATATGTGCTGGACCTGGTAACCTCACAGGGCAATACTTACGGGATGTAAATCCTGAAGACCTGATCTGTGAAGATACAACACCAGTCTACTTCACTTTGAGCACAAAACGCATTGTTGCCTCTACTCTTAACTTGTCTACAATCAGCAGTTCTACTACTTTTCATCATTCAGCAAAGTCAACATCAAAGGCACCAACATCATCCCCAACAGCCAGCAACACACCCACTGCTGACCGTAACCCAGGCTGGTCTACAGCCAGAACTGACTCAAGATCCCCTTTTGCCTTTCAGTCCACGATAACAGAAATCATTTCTGGCCCTACTGGGGGTGGCATTGTCCTGTCTGTGCCCCTTGTTgctactgtgtttttttttcttggactGTTCATTATTTCCGCTATTGCCTTGACAGTATGGTGCATGTATAAGAGGAGAGAAAGGGATCCTAAGTCTGTGCAGAATTCTAGCAACTCAAACCCGGCAGGCACATCCAGTGGTCGTGACCAGACAAGGCAGCCTGCAGGCATTAACAGTGAAATGTCACATCCTGGTACAGAGGACAGCCAACATATCTATAACGTTCCAACTGATGATGTTGACATAGAGTACAACACCATCGCCGAAATCAACCAGACAGAAAGTCCACACCATGGTGCAGGCAACATGCATGGTGTTGACAACTTTGGTTATTTGGTTTTAccccctcctcttcctcctgaCAATCAAACTGGCCCCGGTCAGGCCGCTGCCCATAGTGAATTAGCAGATGAAGCTGGTGGCACAATCAGTGGTCGTGAGACATGGACAGATGAGGCAGAGTATAACGACGTCATTAGTCCATCACAAAGACCACAACCAGCCTCAGGACAAACGCAGCATCTCGGCAGCTTCAACAATGGTTACGAGGTTCCATCTCCTTCCCTGTGCTCTGAGAACGGAGAGAGTCAACAAGCAAGAGAAGGTCAAAAGTCCCACCAATATGAGAACAGCCAGGTAatagcagctgctaaagatgctGCAGCTGGTCCACAGGTTATCGAATATGAGAACGATGAAGAAATAGAATCTGCAAAGCAAGGTCCAAAGTCCCACAACTATCAGAACAGCCAGGTGAtagcagcagctgctaaagatgctGCAGCTGGTCCACAGGTTATCGTGTATCAGAACGATGATGAGTCAGTTGATAACCAATCACAGACAGCagctgcccctggtgctgatagTCCAAACCACTATGAACCCCTGAGGAACCCCAGCAGTCAGCAGCAGCACACCTAA